From the genome of Nicotiana sylvestris chromosome 2, ASM39365v2, whole genome shotgun sequence, one region includes:
- the LOC138885937 gene encoding uncharacterized protein, translating into MRMLEELTKGIKFGEKKIEDNKKKVETYNSRVDQIPGAPPVLKGLDAKKFIQKPFPPSEAMMPIPKKFCMPDIPKYNGTTDPNEHITSYTCGIKGNDLNDDEIEGPRLSEYNFNIDASGIVSTIGRIKDTKWPRPIQTDPSQRNPNLMCKYHGTHGHRTEDCRNLREEVAWLFNEGHLRKFLSDRAKNHFRERDVRKNEQEEPQHVIHIIISGVDVPQRPVFKRTKVSITREKLTRSYVPEVIFSFCDEEAEGISQPHNDALVISILLNKIQVKCVFVDPGISVNIIRLRIVEQLSLQDQILPVSRVLNGFNMESETTKGEIILPVNVAGTIQDMKFHVIKGDMRYNALLERPWIHNMRAVPSTLHQMMKLPKEEGVKKVYEEQHAAKEIFAIEEVVPALEPSTSEKSSTKDKQAAE; encoded by the exons ATGAGAATGCTCGAGGAGCTTACTAAGGGGATCAAGTTCGGGGAGAAGAAAATTGAAGACAACAAGaagaaggtggaaacttacaacTCCCGTGTTGACCAAATACCAGGGGCACCTCCAGTTTTGAAAGGTCTAGAcgccaaaaagttcatacaaaaaccattcccccCGAGTGAGGCTATGATGCCCATTCCCAAGAAATTTTGCATGCCCGATATACCAAAATATAACGGGACAACCGACCCAAAcgagcatattacttcatacacttgtgggatcaaaggaaatgacttgaatgacgATGAAATCGA AGGCCCTCgattatcagagtacaacttcaacatagATGCGTCAGGGATTGTCTCAACTATTGGGAGAATCAAAGACACCAAGTGGCCCAGGCCAATACagaccgatccttctcaaagaaacccgaacttgatgtgcaagtatcatggcacacatggtcatagAACAGAAGACTGTAGGAATCTAAGGGAAGAAGTGGCTTGGTTGTTCAACGAGGGCCACCTTCGAAAATTCCTAAGTGATcgggctaagaatcacttcagagAGAGGGATGTAAGGAAAAATGAgcaagaagaaccacaacatgtgaTCCACATAATCATTAGCGGAGTAGATGTCCCTCAACGACCTGTGTTCAAGCgcaccaaagtatcaatcacCAGAGAAAAACTGACTCGGAGCTATGTGCCCGAGGTCATCTTTTCATTCTGTGATGAGGAagcagaaggcatatctcagcctcacaacgacgccctggtaatatctatccttttgaataaaattcaagttaaatgtgttttcgtagatccaggtatctcagTAAACATAATCAGATTGAGGATCGTGGAACAACTCAGCCTACAAGATCAGATTCTGCCTGTATCTCGGGTCctgaatggcttcaacatggaaagcgaaacaacaaaaggagaaattaTCTTGCCAGTAAACGTAGCCGGGACCATACAAGATATGAAGTTCCATGTCATCAagggtgacatgaggtataatgcactCCTCGAGAGaccgtggatacacaacatgagagcagtgccttcaactcttcaccaaatgatgaagtTGCCAAAAGAAGAAGGAGTAAAAAAAGTCTACGAGGAACAACATGCTGCAAAGGAGATATTTGCAATCGAGGAAGTGGTGCCGGCTCTAGAGCCTTCAACCTCGGAGAAGTCGAGCACCAAAGATAAGCAGGCGGCCGAATAG
- the LOC138885939 gene encoding secreted RxLR effector protein 161-like has protein sequence MEDPNSTHLKVARRILRYLKGTIDFGLFYSSYSDFNLMEFCDSDYGGAIDDRKSTIGFVFFLDDSVISWSLKKQSIITLSTCEAEYVATTSCICHAIWLRRLLNEINLQQLKLQRF, from the coding sequence ATGGAAGATCCTAACTCTACTCACTTGAAAGTCGCTAGAAGAATTCTTCGTTACCTAAAAGGTACGATTGATTTTGGATTGTTTTACTCTTCTTATAGTGATTTCAACCTTATGGAATTTTGTGATAGTGATTATGGGGGAGCTATTGATGATAGAAAAAGCACAATTGGTTTTGTGTTTTTCTTGGATGATTCTGTTATTTCTTGGAGTTTAAAGAAACAATCAATTATTACTCTCTCAACTTGTGAAGCTGAATATGTAGCAACAACATCCTGTATATGTCATGCTATTTGGCTGAGAAGATTATTGAACGAGATCAATTTGCAACAATTGAAGCTACAAAGATTTTGA
- the LOC138885938 gene encoding uncharacterized mitochondrial protein AtMg00810-like codes for MEEEIEPIEKNNSRELTTLPKGHRTIGIKWVNKTKKNVDGDGKRYKERLVAKGNNPSLFEGFKKDMSREFEMTDVGLMSYYLGLEVKQMEDGIFISQESYTKEILKKFNMLDCNPVNTPMESGTKLSKFDDGEKVDPTFFKSLT; via the exons ATGGAGGAGGAGATCGAGCCAATAGAGAAGAACAACTCCAGGGAGTTAACAACTCTTCCCAAGGGTCATCGAACAATTGGAATAAAATGGGTAAACAAGACAAAGAAGAATGTTGATGGAGATGGGAAGAGATACAAGGAACGACTTGTGGCTAAAG GTAATAACCCAAGTTTGTTTGAAGGCTTTAAGAAAGATATGTCCCGTGAGTTCGAGATGACGGATGTAGGGCTCATGTCATACTACTTGGGCCTAGAAGTGAAGCAGATGGAGGATGGaatttttatctctcaagaaagctatacaaaagagatattgaagaagttcaacatgCTCGATTGTAACCCCGTGAACACGCCAATGGAGAGTGGGACAAAATTGTCCAAGTTTGATGATGGAGAAAAAGTAGATCCCACATTTTTCAAAAGTCTTACGTGA
- the LOC138885936 gene encoding uncharacterized protein, with the protein MALSLEMAQCLRDQEEEEDDDCMLVARKRGSTGALKSAKPVAADAFQQKGELVEQLREELKIKEAETLGWRQGMDNLTSEKETLREQLTSLEHQFQRVKEESRARVHEIEELKAKSVAELAKAKSDTEEIISSYRADAEATNARPKEMFTTAETKTSEEEASIFLSNEEDSASGSNSGGDEDEGLEGEALEDAAPEGDATAEDAAPE; encoded by the exons ATGGCCTTATCTCTGGAAATGGCTCAATGCCTCCGGGaccaggaagaagaagaagatgacgacTGCATGTTGGTAGCTCGTAAAAGAGGAAGCACTGGTGCTTTGAAGTCTGCCAAACCGGTGGCGGCAGATGCG TTTCAGCAGAAGGGCGAGTTGGTGGAGCAGCTTCGGGAGGAGCTTAAGATAAAGGAGGCCGAGACCCTAGGGTGGAGGCAAGGAATGGACAATCTCACCTCAGAGAAAGAAACTCTTCGAGAGCAGCTGACTTCACTCGAACACCAGTTTCAAAGGGTGAAGGAGGAGAGCCGAGCTCGAGTCCACGAAATTGAGGAGCTTAAAGCTAAATCTGTTGCTGAGCTGGCCAAGGCCAAATCTGACACTGAGGAAATTATATCTTCATATCGAGCCGACGCTGAAGCAACTAATGCTCGGCCAAAGGAGATGTTCACTACTGCCGAG ACTAAGACTTCGGAAGAAGAGGCCTCCATTTTTCTTTCTAATGAAGAAGATTCAGCCAGTGGCTCTAATAGTGGGGGAGACGAAGATGAAGGCCTTGAGGGTGAGGCTCTCGAAGACGCAGCTCCCGAAGGAGATGCAACTGCTGAAGATGCGGCGCCGGAGTAG